A genomic window from Nitrospirota bacterium includes:
- the fliE gene encoding flagellar hook-basal body complex protein FliE, translating to MEINGIGANVFPVADNKSAAKIDDSVNSFAEMLRGSVEKVNTVQNGADQAVQDLLSGKDQNIHQVMIAVEKANLSLQMMMQVRNKLISAYEEIMRTQV from the coding sequence ATGGAGATAAACGGCATTGGGGCCAATGTATTTCCCGTAGCTGACAACAAGTCCGCAGCAAAAATTGATGACTCCGTAAATTCATTTGCGGAGATGCTCAGGGGGTCAGTCGAAAAGGTCAATACAGTGCAGAATGGGGCTGATCAGGCAGTGCAGGATTTATTGTCAGGTAAAGACCAGAACATTCATCAGGTGATGATTGCCGTGGAAAAGGCGAACCTGTCTTTGCAGATGATGATGCAGGTTAGGAACAAGTTAATAAGTGCGTATGAAGAAATAATGCGCACCCAGGTATAG
- the flgC gene encoding flagellar basal body rod protein FlgC, translating into MDIGKIFSISASGLEAQRIRMNIIAGNLANAQSTHTQEGGPYRRKDVVFSEVLDNALDNSAGAVEVKEIVEDKRPFQVVFDPQHPDANEEGYVQLPNVNLLEEMVNMMSASRSYEANVTAVNSAKAMAQKALEIGR; encoded by the coding sequence ATGGATATCGGAAAAATCTTTTCAATCAGTGCATCAGGTCTTGAGGCTCAGAGGATCCGGATGAATATAATTGCAGGCAATCTTGCCAACGCTCAATCCACGCATACTCAGGAAGGCGGTCCGTACAGGAGGAAGGATGTTGTCTTTTCAGAGGTGCTTGACAATGCCCTTGATAACAGTGCCGGTGCAGTGGAAGTTAAAGAGATAGTGGAAGACAAAAGGCCTTTCCAGGTTGTATTTGATCCTCAGCATCCGGATGCCAATGAAGAAGGATATGTGCAGCTTCCTAATGTAAACCTTCTTGAAGAGATGGTTAATATGATGTCGGCGTCGAGGTCCTATGAGGCCAATGTTACTGCAGTAAACTCTGCAAAGGCTATGGCTCAAAAGGCGCTGGAGATCGGCAGGTAA
- the fliG gene encoding flagellar motor switch protein FliG, translated as MTENQNNGYEKAAILLVTLGEDVASEVMKNLDAREIKLIGNYLSKASKIAPEKVKTVVREFHEIATSPDSFVFGGEDYMRAVLTKAMGAERAGKVMENLAIVSEDKGLEALKWIDPRGIANLVKGEHPQTIALILAHLDADHASRVVSLLPVAIRGDVMHRIATIEGVSPGVIKEIEEVLNKELQMGGSIVEKKIGGPDVAAQILNSLDRSNESAIMSSIEQTSPDLAEAIRKMMFVFEDLMNIDDRGMQEIMKEISKEDLMISLKGAGEDLKAKFFKNMSERAAQGVKEDMEAKGPVRVSEIEKSQQAILKIAKRLEEEGKIVIGGKGSDDMLS; from the coding sequence ATGACGGAGAATCAGAATAATGGATATGAAAAGGCTGCAATCCTTTTGGTGACACTGGGTGAGGATGTTGCATCTGAGGTTATGAAAAACCTCGATGCCAGGGAGATAAAGTTAATAGGCAATTACCTTTCGAAGGCGAGCAAGATAGCGCCTGAGAAGGTAAAGACCGTCGTAAGGGAATTTCATGAGATTGCCACATCACCGGACAGTTTTGTTTTTGGCGGTGAAGACTACATGCGTGCTGTGCTTACAAAGGCTATGGGTGCTGAAAGGGCAGGCAAGGTGATGGAAAACCTCGCTATAGTATCCGAAGACAAGGGCCTTGAGGCATTAAAATGGATTGATCCGCGCGGCATTGCAAATCTTGTAAAAGGCGAGCATCCGCAAACTATTGCGCTTATCCTGGCACACCTGGATGCTGATCATGCAAGCCGGGTGGTTTCTTTGCTTCCTGTTGCAATACGGGGCGATGTAATGCACAGGATAGCGACAATAGAGGGGGTTTCACCCGGCGTCATAAAAGAGATAGAAGAGGTCCTGAATAAGGAACTGCAAATGGGCGGCTCTATAGTGGAAAAAAAGATCGGTGGACCTGATGTGGCTGCACAAATTCTGAACAGCCTTGACAGGAGCAATGAATCGGCGATCATGAGCAGCATTGAACAGACCAGCCCGGATCTGGCGGAAGCTATACGAAAGATGATGTTTGTCTTTGAAGACCTCATGAACATAGATGACAGGGGTATGCAGGAGATTATGAAAGAGATCAGCAAGGAAGACCTTATGATTTCCCTTAAGGGTGCGGGTGAGGATTTGAAGGCCAAATTCTTTAAGAATATGTCGGAAAGGGCTGCACAGGGGGTTAAGGAAGACATGGAGGCCAAGGGGCCTGTCAGGGTCAGTGAAATCGAAAAATCCCAGCAGGCAATATTAAAGATTGCCAAGAGATTGGAGGAAGAGGGAAAGATTGTTATAGGCGGCAAGGGAAGTGATGACATGCTTTCCTGA
- a CDS encoding flagellar hook-length control protein FliK, translating to MAAAEKPADTGRTSDRTNAVRRNKSGVDNSEMFSALLLMLSAQGDNNVIPKDEGLGSLSAGLNHDSESQDADVLQSELTPLTAQLRDAKLQKTHLLQSDSLSPGNLLRTHNERSDDDRTDNGLKDENGYSPVTDIPMFAMDGPESFMDAPYMKLLREASGKQSDNAADTSTDVKPEIIPNMHMENPGGNVKAAAHSSSHNLRTGVLTQLADKLADMYFIGGHSARIRLQPEELGNMHIDISVADDGIKAIVTVEEKLVKDMLESNLDTLVDELKKSGLNIDQFTVNVSYSGYDGSMPGWFSDRGRRDLSDDMPLTDLPYDDAAACDTGGAIIGSGANSISIFV from the coding sequence ATGGCTGCAGCAGAGAAACCTGCTGATACAGGACGCACGTCAGACAGAACAAATGCCGTCAGGAGAAATAAATCAGGTGTTGATAACAGTGAAATGTTTTCAGCATTGCTTCTGATGTTATCAGCACAGGGTGACAACAACGTTATTCCAAAGGATGAAGGACTCGGGTCTCTCTCTGCAGGCCTGAATCATGACAGTGAGTCGCAGGATGCAGACGTGCTGCAATCTGAATTGACCCCTTTGACAGCTCAACTGCGGGATGCAAAGTTACAAAAGACACATTTATTACAATCTGATTCTCTGTCCCCTGGCAATCTTCTGCGCACACATAATGAACGTAGTGATGATGACCGGACTGACAATGGTTTGAAAGATGAGAATGGCTATTCACCCGTTACTGATATCCCCATGTTTGCCATGGATGGACCTGAATCATTCATGGACGCTCCTTATATGAAGCTATTACGTGAGGCATCAGGTAAACAATCGGATAATGCTGCTGATACGTCTACTGATGTAAAGCCGGAGATTATCCCGAATATGCACATGGAAAATCCCGGCGGGAACGTTAAGGCGGCCGCGCATAGTTCTTCACACAATCTGCGAACAGGGGTTCTAACGCAGTTAGCAGACAAGCTGGCTGACATGTATTTCATAGGCGGCCATTCGGCCAGGATAAGACTTCAGCCTGAAGAACTTGGCAATATGCATATAGATATTTCTGTCGCTGATGACGGCATAAAGGCCATTGTTACTGTTGAGGAAAAGCTCGTGAAAGACATGCTGGAGTCTAACCTGGACACGCTTGTTGACGAATTGAAAAAATCAGGCCTGAATATTGATCAGTTTACCGTAAATGTATCGTATTCCGGTTATGATGGCAGTATGCCCGGATGGTTTTCTGACAGGGGCAGGAGGGATTTGTCTGACGATATGCCATTGACTGACCTGCCTTATGACGATGCTGCAGCATGTGACACGGGAGGTGCAATTATCGGGTCAGGTGCAAACAGTATCAGCATTTTTGTATGA
- the flgB gene encoding flagellar basal body rod protein FlgB, producing the protein MTMTLFDNTISFLSKALDMMSDRHKLLSANVANQDTPHYKAKDINFTDELRAAQNSGGVQQISRTNPMHLNADTGLNSSGAAVINRPESNAGYDDNSVNVELEMANMAQNSILYNASAQVISTKFRMIANAIREGR; encoded by the coding sequence ATGACTATGACACTATTCGATAATACAATTTCATTCCTGTCCAAGGCGCTTGATATGATGAGTGACAGGCATAAGCTGCTGTCTGCCAACGTAGCCAATCAGGATACACCGCACTATAAGGCCAAGGATATTAATTTTACTGATGAACTCAGGGCTGCGCAGAATTCCGGAGGGGTGCAGCAGATATCAAGGACAAATCCCATGCATCTTAACGCTGATACCGGCTTGAACAGCAGCGGTGCAGCAGTAATTAACAGGCCTGAGAGCAATGCCGGCTATGATGACAACAGTGTTAACGTTGAGCTTGAAATGGCGAATATGGCACAGAATTCTATTCTGTATAATGCCTCAGCGCAGGTTATTTCAACAAAATTCAGAATGATTGCAAACGCAATCAGAGAAGGGAGATAA
- the fliJ gene encoding flagellar export protein FliJ — MKHKSIRFDPLLKYREFLEETMKYELAEVLEILDLEEKKLFALEEICNRAAEELKERQERSVPPHEIFMYHSYLQQITLDMEVQRRRVAEVTRTYNERKTALTVASQDKKVVERAKEKEIDVKKEGVSREDKKVMNEISNNRYLRNN; from the coding sequence ATGAAACATAAAAGCATAAGGTTCGATCCCCTTCTCAAATACAGGGAATTTCTTGAGGAGACTATGAAGTATGAACTGGCTGAAGTTCTGGAGATACTTGATCTTGAAGAAAAAAAACTCTTTGCTCTTGAGGAGATATGCAATCGTGCTGCGGAAGAATTAAAGGAAAGACAGGAGCGGTCGGTGCCTCCTCACGAAATATTCATGTATCATTCCTACCTGCAGCAGATAACGCTTGATATGGAAGTTCAACGCCGGAGGGTAGCTGAGGTAACCAGGACATACAATGAAAGAAAGACGGCATTGACAGTAGCATCACAGGATAAAAAGGTTGTGGAGAGGGCCAAAGAAAAAGAGATTGACGTGAAGAAGGAAGGTGTCAGCAGGGAAGATAAGAAAGTGATGAATGAGATAAGCAATAACAGATACCTGAGGAATAATTGA
- the fliF gene encoding flagellar M-ring protein FliF: MAINPSELQSRFAAIPIGQKVMAVAGVAAMIAVVIAVVLWANQPVYQLLYANLSTEDAGTITAKLKELKVPYELQNGNAVLVPHEKVHELRLLLAGEGIPSGGGVGFEIFDRTSIGMTDFVQKLNYRRALQGELARTISQISEVEQARVHLVVPEKTLFSEKKESARASVVLKIKGGGTLSQNQIYGIVHLVASSVEGLSAQNISVVDTHGNILSKPSDDGYAANMSTYQIEYQRNLEKSLEERVQSMIERAVGPGKVSVRISGTLDFKQVETTEEKYDPDTVAVRSEQRVQENASGSSGGVSGIPGVVSNLPSARNENPQAAGDTKGTSSQSRKAQETINYEINKTVNHIVEAAGTIRRLSAAILIDGNYEIVKGSDGKDTRKYIPRTVEELGKYTEIVKKAIGYNEERGDQVEVLSIPFESSLISADSEAEPETRFQLTAMLPFIKYAVALVVAGLVFLFVVKPLMKTALATRPQIASYPGGMSGVFQSSGEVEGGIHPPLKMDSEVMARNEVLKIARENPQQTAKLIKSWISEK, from the coding sequence ATGGCGATTAATCCTTCCGAATTGCAAAGCAGATTTGCGGCGATACCTATTGGCCAGAAGGTAATGGCTGTGGCTGGGGTTGCCGCTATGATAGCCGTGGTGATAGCTGTTGTGCTTTGGGCTAATCAACCGGTATATCAGCTTCTTTATGCGAACCTGTCTACTGAAGATGCAGGGACAATTACTGCGAAATTGAAGGAGTTGAAGGTGCCATATGAATTGCAGAACGGAAATGCGGTATTGGTTCCTCATGAAAAAGTTCATGAACTGAGATTGCTGCTGGCAGGTGAGGGGATACCTTCAGGCGGCGGCGTGGGATTTGAGATTTTTGACAGGACAAGCATCGGCATGACTGACTTTGTCCAGAAATTAAATTACAGGAGGGCGCTTCAGGGAGAACTGGCCCGAACCATCAGCCAGATTAGTGAAGTTGAGCAGGCCAGGGTTCATTTGGTCGTACCTGAAAAGACACTGTTCTCTGAGAAAAAAGAGTCAGCCCGGGCATCTGTGGTGTTGAAGATAAAAGGGGGGGGGACGTTGTCCCAGAACCAGATCTATGGGATCGTTCACCTTGTCGCAAGCAGTGTGGAGGGTTTGAGCGCACAGAATATATCGGTTGTTGATACTCATGGGAATATATTATCAAAACCTTCTGATGACGGATATGCTGCAAACATGTCCACTTATCAGATTGAGTATCAGCGGAATCTTGAGAAGTCACTGGAAGAAAGGGTGCAGAGCATGATCGAGAGGGCAGTCGGGCCCGGCAAGGTCTCTGTTCGTATATCGGGCACTCTTGATTTCAAACAGGTAGAGACGACTGAAGAGAAGTATGATCCTGACACTGTTGCTGTCAGGAGCGAGCAAAGGGTTCAGGAGAATGCTTCGGGCTCTTCAGGAGGGGTGTCAGGGATCCCGGGCGTGGTCTCAAACCTTCCATCCGCCAGGAATGAAAACCCTCAGGCCGCAGGCGATACAAAGGGCACTTCATCGCAATCCAGGAAGGCACAGGAAACAATAAACTATGAAATAAACAAGACGGTCAATCATATTGTAGAGGCTGCCGGGACAATCAGGAGATTGTCAGCAGCTATACTGATAGATGGAAATTATGAGATTGTCAAGGGTAGTGATGGCAAGGATACGAGGAAATATATTCCGAGAACAGTTGAAGAGCTCGGCAAATATACTGAAATTGTAAAAAAAGCAATAGGATATAACGAGGAAAGGGGAGATCAGGTCGAGGTGCTGAGTATACCGTTCGAGTCATCATTAATATCCGCAGACTCCGAAGCAGAGCCTGAGACCAGGTTTCAGCTGACCGCCATGCTGCCCTTCATCAAGTATGCCGTTGCCCTGGTTGTAGCAGGGCTTGTATTCCTGTTTGTTGTAAAGCCGCTTATGAAGACAGCTCTTGCAACGAGACCCCAGATTGCATCTTATCCAGGCGGAATGAGCGGAGTTTTCCAGTCATCGGGTGAGGTTGAGGGTGGCATACATCCTCCTCTTAAGATGGACTCAGAGGTCATGGCAAGAAATGAGGTGCTGAAAATTGCCCGGGAGAATCCGCAGCAAACGGCAAAATTAATTAAATCATGGATCAGTGAAAAATAG
- the fliI gene encoding flagellar protein export ATPase FliI, whose translation MLNLTRHHKIINETDPIRVYGKVTQITGLIIEGHGPGSSIGELCEIFPKEASHVVEAEVVGFKGEKIQLMPLGDTRGLSPGSKIMAKRHRAVVRVGENLLGRVIDGLGNPIDGRGDIAGKMEYPIYNSPLNPLDRRRIEKPLDLGIKAMNGLITCGQGQRLGIFAGSGVGKSVLLGMMARNTSADVNVIALIGERGREVKEFLDKDLKNAGLARSVVIVATSDQPPLIRMRGAYIATAIAEYFRDCGKKVLLMMDSVTRFATAMREVGLAIGEPPTTKGYTPSVFSVLPKLLERAGTCAGKGNITGLYTVLVEEDDMNDPIVDAVRSILDGHVVLSRDLATHNHYPSIDILRSISRTMIDIVSPEHMADARKLREVVSRYRKAEDLINIGAYKNGSNADIDYAISMIERINDYLRQGIEDKVTIEDSIKRLSRLFEVKAAA comes from the coding sequence ATGCTAAATCTGACCAGGCACCACAAAATAATTAACGAGACAGATCCTATCAGGGTCTACGGCAAGGTTACTCAGATTACAGGCCTTATTATAGAAGGACACGGACCAGGTTCTTCAATCGGCGAGCTTTGTGAGATTTTTCCGAAAGAGGCATCTCATGTTGTAGAGGCTGAGGTCGTCGGATTTAAGGGTGAGAAGATTCAGCTTATGCCTCTCGGAGACACAAGGGGGTTGAGTCCGGGCAGTAAGATCATGGCAAAGCGACACAGGGCAGTCGTCCGTGTTGGTGAGAATCTTCTTGGACGGGTTATTGATGGGCTTGGAAATCCCATTGATGGCAGGGGGGATATAGCAGGCAAGATGGAATATCCAATATATAATTCCCCTCTTAATCCGCTGGACAGGCGCAGGATTGAAAAACCACTTGACCTGGGCATCAAGGCCATGAATGGATTGATTACATGCGGTCAGGGACAGAGGCTTGGCATATTTGCCGGCAGCGGAGTAGGCAAGAGCGTACTCCTTGGCATGATGGCGAGAAATACGTCTGCAGATGTGAATGTGATTGCGCTGATCGGTGAACGGGGAAGAGAGGTCAAAGAGTTTCTGGATAAGGACCTCAAGAATGCCGGCCTTGCACGATCAGTCGTTATCGTGGCGACGTCGGATCAACCGCCGCTTATACGGATGCGCGGGGCATATATTGCCACGGCCATTGCCGAGTACTTCAGAGATTGCGGTAAAAAGGTCCTGCTGATGATGGATTCTGTTACGAGGTTTGCAACGGCCATGAGAGAGGTGGGCCTTGCCATAGGCGAGCCGCCTACTACCAAGGGATATACGCCTTCAGTTTTCTCAGTCCTTCCAAAATTACTGGAGAGGGCAGGCACCTGCGCTGGTAAGGGTAATATAACAGGGCTCTATACGGTTCTCGTTGAAGAGGATGACATGAATGACCCTATCGTTGATGCTGTAAGGTCAATATTGGATGGTCATGTAGTCCTTTCAAGGGATCTTGCAACACACAACCATTATCCGTCCATTGACATACTTCGCAGCATCAGCAGAACTATGATAGACATTGTTTCCCCTGAACACATGGCAGACGCGAGGAAGCTGCGGGAAGTCGTTTCAAGGTACAGGAAGGCTGAAGACCTGATAAATATAGGGGCTTACAAGAATGGCAGCAATGCTGACATAGATTATGCCATAAGCATGATTGAGCGTATCAATGATTACCTGCGCCAGGGGATAGAGGATAAGGTTACCATTGAGGATAGTATAAAAAGACTATCCAGACTGTTTGAAGTAAAGGCGGCTGCATGA